In the genome of Balearica regulorum gibbericeps isolate bBalReg1 chromosome 14, bBalReg1.pri, whole genome shotgun sequence, the window CAACTTGTGTTTCAAGGATTGTGTTTGCTTTACTtctgtggatttaaaaaaaccccaccaaaccagTAAGAAAACAGCCTTACTAAGAAGAGTTCTAGCAGTTAATTAGTTTCAACATGGAAAAGGGCCACTGCCCAGCAGCTAAAAATCATCATGTTTGAGTGGTGAATTAAGTCAGCCAAGCAATAAATCTGAGCAACAAACAGTCCCTTTAGCTCAGAGGAGTTCTCTTTCCTCCAAACACTGATAAATGGCTTTTTCTGAGAGCCCACGAGGTCATCAGATTAATAAAGCATTTCAAGTAATGTATGGAAGTGAAGTGACACCCTGCTGCAAGAGATTTGCTGTTAAAGCCAACTCTCTGTAACAGTGTGTGATGCATATAAGGTTTCCAAAGCAAACCCGTCCTCTAATTTAGGACAGTTGTCCAAACTCCTTCATGTCTGTTCTGgtccattttcttcctccttagTCATTATTTAGGAGAGTTAAGCTTGAGAAaaactcaccaaaaaaaaaagaaagaaaaatgaaaacttgggTTTCTCCCATTGACCAGGCAAAATACTCAGAATATTTACCATGAAGGAAAGCGAAGAAAAGGCATGAAGGAGAGAAAGTAAGTGAAATGCTGAAAAGCTCTTGAGATAATGGTGGGACATGTTTGCATTCTTTGCAGTGGCTGCTTTCCATCCCCtaccacatatatatatatgaagctATCACAAGAACGCTGCACCCAAAATACTGGATTTACTTGTTTGACATGAATTGGGCAGGGACTGCTGGCTGCCAGCGCTAACGTCAGGGACGTTTGCCTGACCCAGAACTGTCAGACAGCAGGAAGGTCCAAAGCCCAAGAAGCAATGCTTGGACATCCGGGCgttaaataaacaaaaggagTTTGACTTTCAATTAATATCTGCAGGCTCAGCGTGAACACAGAATGACCTCATCAGACCCAGCAGGCACATAAAGCCAAGTATGGCCCTGCTTTATGTCACCACCCGATTCCTTCCCTGCGTGTTTGGGGTGGCCCTGATTGGGGCTGCAGATGTGGCAGCAGTAGGCACAGACAGGACAAGATGGGTGATGAATTTAGAGATGCTTGGGGGCAGATATTATGGAAATCTTTCCAGTAGTCGCGACAGTTTAGCAGGGGAACAGATTGCCTGGGAGATGCGACATCTCTGCCAGCGGCTGTTTCTAAGATGGGACGGACATCTGTGGCTGAGAGCATGTCCTGGGTGGCCTCTCATGCTCCCTTCTAACCCAGGGCTGTTCTCAGTGCCCTGGTCTTTAGGGGAAGAGAAAGTAGCGCAGGACACAATTTTTACTTTCGACTCTTGCAGCCAGCCCATGACAGGCCTTGTACCAGAGGCGGAGGGAAGGAAAGGCGAGGGGAACTCCAGCTAGCTCGCTCCATATTTACTGGAAGTTTGTGTGATGGCAGCCTCTCCCTTAAACTTCAGGCTGAATACGTCCCCTCGCTTTCCACTGAAATGGCTTTCTGAAAGCTTGTATTACACTTGGAacaatttaatatgaaatatatatttaataatatggTAGCACCAAGAGGCTCTGAATAggacaaacataaaaaaaaccagagctAGCAATAGCCTCTGCAATATTGTATCCACCGGGTCCCCTTCTTCATGAAATCCTAGCCCAGGTTTCACTTGCCTTTGATTTACTTGAAGTAGAAACCTCTTGAGACAGTCTCCAGTACATTTACTCACCCCAGTGCTCTGCCCTCCGAGTTCTAACACAACACAGCGCTCACGATTACAGCGGCGCTGCCTTCGGCGCACGTCTGTGCCGTGGACAGCTCATCTCCGAGGGGTTGTGTTCATCGCTCTTCCAGCGTCTGACAACGGCTGACACGCAAACCCGGCAGCCCACACGCGACGACGGCTCCAGCCTCTTTGCGGCCTCGTTGACATGCAGCAGAAACCCCAGATACCATATGGAGCGCGGAGGCAGATGGATGGACATATGTATAATCTGTGTGCATCTCTGCTGATGTAAACGTCCCAGCGCAGGCATTAACACTCAAGTATATGGTTTGCATTTGGGGCGCGGGAGAATTTTTCCTcccataaaataaatagaatacGTTCCGAGCATCTTGGGATGAAGCCATTCTaatccttttattcttttcaaaggaaaatgattCCATATTCAGGGCACTGTGCAAACAATTAATTAGcctaatgaaaatgaaaggcCTAATTGCTCAGTATTATTATGATCACTGGCAGCCAGGCGTGACCGAAGAACAGGCACTGTCTTACCAGGGATAAAGCTCAAATTTCCAGCATTTTGGGCTCTTTTTATATTTGAACATctagcaaaacaatttttttttttttgagtggtgGTGCAATTCTCCCTTCTACATGCAAAAAAGCTGGCAGTATTTGGAGACATTTGAATGAGCTGctatacaattaaaaaaatgaagaggagagAGACCCAGCTGGTGTGAAATGACCTGGCTGAATAGAAGTGGATAAAGCTGTAACTTGCCTGAGCTGAATGTTGTGGTTGTGTTTCCACTGCGCGCTTCCAGCATGAGACTCGACTCACAAGATGAGAGTGGTGCAACAttgagaaaaacagtattttttaaggaGCACACCTAAAATTAAAGTACAATCATCCTTAATGCAGCTCCTTTTTCAATGATCTGTTGTTATCCAAATGGAAAAGTGCTTTGAATTCATTCAGATGAATTTGTTCACTGTGGATGGGATCATGAATAGTCAGGTTTGAGGAGCTTTAAGAAACTGAACCATTAGTCACGCATCTCTTGTAACATGGAGATAGAAAGCAGATGATGACTGAACATTGACCTAGCCTGAGGAGTATGGGTGAAATAATTCTTCCTTTAAGCAGCCAATTCTCATGAGAAAGACCCCAAGATTCATCTTTAATTCTATTACCTGCATTGTGCAGAGACTGGCAACCAGAgactgttctttaaaaacaacGTGGGTGAAGCCTGCTCTCATTCACACCTGCACAACCCCACTGACTATATTATAGAGGGTTTCTCAGCAACTGGATTTTTCGTGTTTTGGCAGGAGAGGATTGCAGTTTAAACTTAACTAGGGGCACTTTTACTCTGTGCTCCACGCTGGCACGCAGAGCTGCAGGACATGCCCATCCATTATCATGCAATACCAGATGCTCACATGGGAAATATGGGTTCCCGGTGTAACCAGTGGTGACAGGCGAGCGCCTCGCTCAGTGGCTTGGGATCATCCCCTGGCAGAGTTTAATACTCTGAACTCATTGCAAAGCGATCAGGAACCCAAGCCTGGTCACTGAAATGAGGTGGGATggccccctccttcccctctccgtGTGCTTAGTGCAGCACTCCAGGGGATGTTACTCCTTCCCTGTGTAATTTAATAAACTGCTGGCTAGCAAAGAGCAAGGGTAAAGTCAGACCTACacctcccccagctccagcgATGCAGAGTGAGAGTAGCCCACATCCTTCCCTTGGCGCAGGAGTGGAAATAGCTCTATGCCATCTCAGCAACTCACTGGAAAACAGCAACACAGACTTGGTCACTTGAAGGCTTTAGACACTCCACATTTGTGCTGTGTTGCCTTTTAGGATATAAGTTGTGTCCAAATACAATGGGTTTtgagaaggattaaaaaaaaaaaaagaaaaaaaagaaaaaagaaaaaaaagaggtgattaCAATATAGAATAGTACAATTCTGTGAAAAAGGTAAGAACTGCAAATACAGGTTTGTGACTGAAGGTCACTGTACTTCATAATCACTCTTTTAGCTTGCAAAAGTGAAATCAAGAGAACACATTGGCCTTCCTGAAACCAGTTCAGGTCTGTTACCATTTGTTTATGCAGCTAATAATTATTATTGATGCTGCTGGGGACTTTGAGACATCAAAAAATGACATAGCAGGAACGGTCTATGAGATAACTGAATATCCCAGCAACCTTTGTCAGGCTGCCTAACATCATCCTGCTTAGTTGAACACAGCTGCTCTTTACCCTCGGATAGACAGGCACTCGCCACCCCTTACTGATATAAAAGAAAACCCTAACAAAACgaggcttttgtttttaatttattttgcaaatctACCAGTTCATTTTATGAAAGTATGAAATCCTATGTGGTTACATTAAACAGTTACACTACAATCCAGGTAATACAAATAACCGCTACAAAGTTAGTTTTAGGTACTCTTGGGTAACAAGTAgatttaatgttatttaaaataaaaataagtcacaaagaagagaaaaatagccTGGTGATTGTCAAAGAATTTAGTTTAAAGCAAGGAAACCAATGTAGACTCTTCTTGTCCTACAAAAAGTTAAGAGAGGAACACTGACATTTACATCATCTTTCAATGTTTATGTTCAATTAGACACATCAAAAAATTTAAGTGCACACATCTACTCAAGATAACAAGAAGAGTTCACAAGTTGTTTGGAAACCAGTGTGAAGTTTCATTCTctggaaattacattttcagtataACATTACCATCATCCTTGCTTTCAGATGCATAAAAATCCTGTAATATCATTTGTAAAACACACTAGAGCTTCAAATCTGCTCTAATTCAATTCAGTGGGAGTAGGATCAGTCCCTACGTTTAATAAGTACTCCTGATTTACTGAAATCCTTATAAAACAGCCTCCTTCccaggaataaaattaatttagcaaacaaaatactgtaataatTCAGGAAAACTCTTAGCTTTACTATCCCACAATTGACACTGCAACCGCATTTCTGAGGACCTTTATGCACAATCATTCCTTCCTCTCCACCAGCAAGAGGACACACAAAGACATCAAGTAACTGTGCCTAGTAAGAACTTGGAGCTATGTAAATAAagtataaaaatcaaagcacagaTTGAACTAATCCAGAAACTGTTCTCCTGACACCTATCTGACACACCTATGGTGTCATTCTGCTGCCTGTAAGCTGCCACTTCTGATGACACATCTGTCAATCACAATTGCATAACAGCTTCTTAAGAAGCAATTAAATGGAGCTTTGATTTTGTAGCTGCATCTCTACATTGCATATGTAGTTGGGGGCAAAATGTCCAAGAAGCTGCTACTGTACATAATGCAACAGTTTCACAGTAGCAAGGAGAGCtgtttatggggaaaaaaagcaggtgcAGGTACAATCCTGATGGCCTGTGGCACAAAGGAGATTagaaaagttcattttctcctgttgcCTTCACCTCTTTCAACTAGGACATCCAAAATGATACAAACCCTCAAATCTCCACTCATGCATGTGCAACAAACCTGCAGACCTCACTGTAGTACAGGAGTGAAACCAGCAGCATCTTGGCAGGGCTTCTAAGAGAACTAGGCATTTATCCACAAGAGTATCTTTTAACACTGATCACCTCAAAAAACTTAAAGAAACCAGACAGGTTACACAAAACTATACAAACTTTTCACCTGGACATAAAGTGCCACCAAACTATGGAGCAAAACAGAAGTTACTGTTGAGGGCAGCAGCTATTTTAAGTGTCTACAGAAGGCTTTATTCCCCTGAAGCAGATAAAGTTTGCTACTGTCTTGGAAACGGTGCCAAGCTGGTGGGAATGCTACTATAACCAAGACCAGCAATTGTCTTCCTTCCTGACAAACAGCACCGACAGGCCAAAGCCAACTAGGCTGCATTTACTGGTGGCTGACTGCAGAACTTTCCCCAGAAGGTAATTTTAAACGGTAATAGATGCTTCGGTTTCCCATTCCCTCTTATGATACGATAAATATAATTTGTTCAGACCCTTTGTCACGAGCATGCATTACAACAGACGGCCCCACCCTGTTATTACCACTGTGCCTGCTTGTTTTCCGTTTCTACTCATGTAAATGTAATGTCAAATCCTCTTAAGAATCCTGAGCAGTCGCCCAGAATCACTTGTTCAACTGACATTTCTGTAataataaggaaagaaaaaagagttgtGGGAAATTAAATGGTGCTCCTGTTGCCAAGTTGTTAAAATTATATGGCAATATGCTTCCAGTAGttgtaagaaattaatttgtggaGTGCTTACAAGCCTTACATCTACTAAATCTCAACAGGatataaaatgctatttaagtGATACaacttataaataaatgttaaggagaaaaaaaaatcagcaccaAAGAGTGAAAGAAGAAACTAGATTCTTGTCTGCACTCCGACTCCTCAAGGCTTGATCTCTACAGCTGAGGAAGCCATGCGGGAGATCTGTGGTGTAGTACTTACAGCCAGCATCCCACCTCCCTGTTCTGCCACCCCTCATCGGCGGATGAGACGCGGCACGTTCGGTAGGTTACTCCACTCCTGAGAACAGTGGCTGGCCAACAGCTCAGCCGGCCCCTCCGCTCACCACTCTCTCTGCAACTGCTCTCTGAAAGTACTAGCCAGAGCAAAGTGAGCGTCACTGCTTTTCACCTCCTTTACTATAATGTTGTTCAGATAGAAGTGCCTGAGACACCTGATCTGTAGatgaattcatttttaaattatgccaCTACATATTACTGTCATTCTTTTCTCACAACAATGTCAAATACAGTATAAAACTTTGGATTTTCTATAGTGAGTGAAATCAGCAATGTCAAAAGAAAGACAGTGCCAGCAGTGCTGTTACTGCTCCATTCTGTAAGACAGAACCAGGGTAAGGCGCTTTGGCAATCAGCACCAAGTTTAAACGACAAGCTTTGTAGCAACAATTCGCTCTCCACACGCTAGAGTACGCACAAGTTTTCTGCAGACGCATGGAAAACTGAGACCCCCTGGTTGTTCTCTAAGCTGCTTTAAAACTACAACAATTTGTTTAATCCAGCAGCAGATCCTGGTACTATTCTTTCCCTAAGTACAGTACATTTTGATAGCAACATAGAAGCACACGACACAAAACAGATTTGTTCAAGCTCACCATGGTTCTGATGGGCTACACGGACCAAGAGGCAATTCAAAAAGAGCACACAACTCAATTCATCAGGACAACACTGactcaaaggaattccagctccactttgtgaaagaagaaagagttcacaaaggaaaagatcttATTGCAAGTTGTACTGCTCAGCTTGGCCACTTCTAATACAGATCAGAAGTATCAGAAGCTACCAAGGAGTCAAGGACAAAGAATTCCTGTTTTCTACATATTTTAAGTATACaagcttgctttaaaaagaaaagccactgcACAATATTCCAAAGTGGCTTTCCCTAAGACTTGAAATCATCAGATCAACACTggcagaaaatacacatttcagtAGCAGTTCTGGCACCTTGCGATTTGGAAAACTTGTGCATGTGGGACTGAGGCAGCTCGTTCGCAGACCCCTCTCTCGCAGTATCCTAGGGTCATCTGTGCTTCCTTCACAACAGTGCATCACTGGACTCAGCAGGTGCCTTCCTCAGAAGGTGCAAACTGGCAGCTGTCGTGAGAAACAGTGTCAATGCTCTGCACTTCTGACTGCGGGTGAATGGACACCTGAACGGCTATCTCTTGACCTTGCTCATTCATGGACCCATCGTCTGAATCCCCAGCTGGTGAATCGCTGCGCTTGATCTCTGGGTTGATGGGGTAGATCGCAGCTTGGGTACCGCAGGCTTGggtctgtttttcctcctcgCCAACTTCATCAGGATCATCAACTCGCACAGCCTCAAAGATCTCCTCCATGAATGCCCTGCAGTTAAGGATCAGTGGTGGAAGGGGAACGCTTCTGGCAAGTTCTTCAATGTACCGAGCAAACTCCATGGTCTTAAACTGAGTGACTTTGGCCAACTCTAGCGTTTTGGCGGATGTAATGATAGGAATACGCTTGGCTATCTCAAAAGCCTTCTGAAGCTTCTCAGCCCCTTCCGTCCTGAAGAATTCATTGATAGCCTTCTCTGTTTTGCGGAGGTGACTGCTCATCATGCACAGACGGGTTATGTTTAAAATGAGGGTGATAGCAAAGGCAACGAGGCACACAATCATGTAGTAGATACTCATGTCTCCTGAGGTGAAGATAACCCTCAGGGTGACTGTGTAATACAAGGTGTCATTACGATTAACAGCTGCACACGTGTATCGCCCTCGGTCAGCAAAGTTGACCTTTGTGATGTTAAGGGAATTGTCAGCAATCCTCCACCGTCCACCTGGagattcaaaacaaataaactgagttaatgaaacaaaaaaatcacttggtAAACTAGACACATGCCGTTTCCTCCATCAACAGGAGACGGAGCTTGGAAGTCAGCAGTCCATTTCTAGCATAATACAAACAGCACACAAAGGAATGAAATTTCCTTTTCGGGCTTGTGATACAGAAAGCCATAACCCAGTTACCAAGCCTACTGCTTAATGGTAAATTAGTCTGCATGCTTGCTACACTggttcttctgctttctctcatCCCCAGTTTTTCGTGTGCTTTTGGACTACTAGCTCTTTCTGACAGGGAACCTAATTCTTAACTAGTGCTTCTCACTCACTGCGTAACACTGTGTTGAAAGACTGTCCTCTATAAAGTCTAATTTTCCATACGTTCAGAGTCAAAAGTCAAGTGACCCATGAAAAAGATGAGAGTCTGTAAATGGCTCTGCTGGCAAAAGAACCCAGGATTTTCTTCAGACACAGTTTTCTGCTGAGCATGCAGTGCTGATATACAAAACCCAcgtaaaaagaaatcaataaaagAAGCTAGCTTTATACAGTATTTCCTATGCATTTATAACTTAGgggaaaaactgttttcataacTCATTCTTCTAATTATTCTGCTTTGAACTAATCTCCAGATGGCATTATAACTACAAGGAGGTTACTGAATACTTAAGGCAGAAAGATGGCCTCCGAGAAGATCCTATCAATTAGCTCAATGACCTTCATTAATACTAACAGAATAGAGAAAACCACATGCGCTTCTAAGacattattttttgaaaattaaaaactacagGGACAGAAGTATAAGAGCCAATAGCTAGGCGAATAAATTCTTCCTCTATACAAAAGGGTTAAATAGCATGTGTTTCATTGTTGGCCATTACAAACTGCATTAGCTTCCACAGTCTTACTGGTGTATAAACCAGGAAAGAAATGTAGTAAGTTATGCcatactttaaaaaatcctgtaaCAAAATTAATGCCCTGATTGCCAGCTGGAAAAGGTCACAAGTTGTGAAGAATTGTGTTTAGTTCACATGTTTGGAAAAATAGAATATTAACCAGagcagtaataaataaaaacatcagttaGTATCTGGTAGGAAGctgattaatttcttctgtattgAATACTGTGATGCCTCGTGAACAAAATGATTCTGTGGGGCAACATAGCAGGATGCATGGGCTAGGACAGAAAAACTCAGGTACAATTCACACGCCACATGCCAGAGGGCAAAGGGCTCTGTCTTGCTCTCTCCTTATCTCCCAACTGTAAAAATGGGAGGATAGGAAGAGAAAATGGTAATAAAGTCCCAGAGGTTTTCAGATACTGTATAAAAGGGGAATACTGAAGGATAGTAATCAGCAGGAAAGCTCACCTTCATCTTTCTGTTCAAGCAGGTGTCCTCTGGAGTTATACCAAAGAATATATTCGTACTGGCTGATGTTCAGTTTACATTCAATTAAAATACTGGTCCCCTCTTTGGCTATGATATCATGGTGTGCTGGAGAACTCACTAAAGCTTGAGACACTGTATGAAGTGATGCATTGAAAGACTCAAAAGCAACTGTCCTGTTAAAAGCTACATTTTCCAGTGTAAATTCAATTGAAAGATCAGCACTAACAGTCAAAATTAACAGACAATAGCTGAGCTTCATGGAAAGCtagagaaaattcttttttcatttaatttggagAAATGAGGTCATATGATATTAAGCTGTCTGTATTACTCTGAGATAGGAGAGGAGGCTCTTGATTTGGTCAGTGATAGAAAATGTCTTGGATCCAAACGCACTTTCAAGACCTTCAATATTAGCAGTGGAAACTGGAAatccaactgaaaaaaaaaaagaattaagtttATTAATGATAGCAACCTTACGGCGCATTCAAATTTCATTTCCAGTAAACAGATTTCAATTAGCATAATATAAACTGTCAGCTGAGAGGTTCCAAATCAGAGCTTTGCTCAGAATACAGTAATGAAACTAGAGTAAGAAGGCATTAGCACAACCTTCAGTCTTCTAGATGTTCATCTTCCTATCCAAATAAATAATCTCAGGAACAATAATAATTAAGgggaaaaggtttttaaaaaagaacatattGTTCAGACTACTCGAAATGCATAACTATCTTTAGGGTCAGAAAGTACATTCTGCATTTGCTAACAGAGAAAAAGTGCTTTCttaacagaggaagaaaagcaaggaagaggaCATAATTTCTGCCACCCTCCCCACCAATATCAAAGTGCTTTTAAGCCCTTGTTTTCTAAAGCCATTCTTTCATTtagcatctaaaaaaaaaaaccaaagcacacaCCCATCTGATTGTTAGCATTTATACATCTACTTACTTGATTTTAGAGGCACAATCAGTGTTAAATGTCTAAATACTATATGATGTGCTTATAGTTTCTTGTGTTGGGAAAAATCTCTTGGCAGTTATCTACAGCCACTGAGAGGAAGTCCCTTTCTGAATATCAGGACACTGATGTCcaaacatatttccttttttgcaaTCTCTCTTGCTGTTGCCACTGTAATTTCTAACTCTGCCCCTTTTtatcttgtttgttttacaatAAGCTCCTGTTGAAAATCTTTTACTTTATGCTGCTACATCTCAGCACTTGTATCTTGTTTATCATCTTCTCTACCCAAGTTTCACAGCaatttgaaaaattgttttgtctaGAGACAGAATTTACACTCTTCAAACTAATGTGCACAAAAGATACTTTAAGACATTAGGATACAGGCTTTAATTGTATGTTCTTTGCACACAaggattttccctttttaaaagccagaataaaacaaacttgTAACAAAATGAGATGACACCAATAAGAGAAATTCTGTAACCAATTTTCCTGGAAGCCTGATTCAAGAAAATTTCTAATCCAATGTGCATTCCCAATGTGCGTTATGTTTCCATCTAGACTGCTCCAGAGCCCtaaaaaacaatttacaaaGTACAGAAGCCTCAAGCCAAAATGTTACCTTAAAGAATATCTGACTTCATCCCCTTGACTATGTGACTTCAAATTTATCATCTTTTCTTCTACCAATAACAAATACTAGTAGAGGTGAATTTCataaatataacaaaacaaaggaatacattttcttaataaataatGCAGACACTTCTCATCCTTCCAGAATCACTAGTTAACACTGCCTAAAGCAGACAGAAATTCTATCACTTATGAAGcataatttaatataaataaataccagtCATTTGTACTAATTGtcttttcagcagagaaaaattaagCATATTCAAGAACGGGAAAAACTGCTGATAACACAATACTCAgactgggaattttttttaagttgaagtTAATTCAACTTAAATTCAAGGTCAAAACAGATTCCAGACTTAACATCTGATGAGAAACGTGTATCTGACCCGTTTCTGTTGTGGCTGTTGCCAATTTAATAAAGGCGGCAAAGACAGCTGTGTCCAACTCTCCTTCAAGCTTGACTAACCACCTCACCCACTGAATCCTGCaagagaaactggaaaacaggcCCTCCGcttgtttttctgtaaacagCAATCCCTTCATCTGccctcttatttttttattggtcCCACTCTGTTTTCTATCATGCCTCTTGTCCATTCATTTAAGAAGAGACCAGCGCAAAGAACTCAATTATGCCATTGTGCTGAAGAAGCTACTTTCCCACAGCTAAACGGTTAAAAAGTACCAAGGGCTCTTTTGTTCCTGCTTTCCATCAGTTACACTTTAAAGAAAGGTTACTGAgtcctgctgcctccagagAAGAGCATCCCAGTCACATCACCTGCACaggcctgaaaaaaaaccccaatactAAGGTTGCTGCTGATCAACAACTATTCTTCTGTTTGAAGGAGTGGTCTTAGCCTTCCTTTTTTAGACCCCTAGCATTTTCTGAGGGTTTCAGACCCTTCAGAAGGCTGGTGACAACTTGGTAACCTTGTGCAGATTTCTCAAAGGCAGGCTGCGGCTTGTTAGTAGTTTGCGGACCGCTGACATTTGGATTGCCGGCATTGCCATTTGAGTGTCTGTCACAGCTTGCGCTAGCAAACGATATGCGGTCACAGATCTTCAACATGCATTGCTCCACGACGCAGCTGCCTTCAGTTAAAAATGCCACTGCACTTAATGGCTTCTGCACGCATTGGAACTTGACTTCACAGCTTTTGATGCAGTTACAACTGATGATAGCGCTGCAGTGAAGACAAACCCTCATCTTCAGTAGTGAATCAAACACACAGAATAACTTCCAATCTTCCAAAACAATAACCTCCCAACTAATAATGTTTTagatttattaaagaaaaattctggtACCTCCTGTACCTTGCCTGTGTTAttgtcattttaaattattaaatttaaattgttaGATTTCCAAGTGTCTGTGACACTCCTCCTGAAACCTCAATTATTTAACACAAGAAATACTCAGCAACATTTTCCCTCATAAGAATAAGATAATTATCTTCAGTAATTGCATATGCTCTCCACTATATTTGCACTGAGCTTGCATAATGTATAAAACATCGGTGATGGGTCattgaattttattattaaactcTTCGAGGTCTGATTTATTAGAAATTGTTTGTCACATTTCGCTTTTGGAAAAGCCATTATTGCTAAGCAGACAATGATCTCTCACTACTGAgcactgaggaaaataaaatagtttgggGACTCCATATTCTTCAACCATGACACT includes:
- the MFAP3 gene encoding microfibril-associated glycoprotein 3 codes for the protein MKLSYCLLILTVSADLSIEFTLENVAFNRTVAFESFNASLHTVSQALVSSPAHHDIIAKEGTSILIECKLNISQYEYILWYNSRGHLLEQKDEGGRWRIADNSLNITKVNFADRGRYTCAAVNRNDTLYYTVTLRVIFTSGDMSIYYMIVCLVAFAITLILNITRLCMMSSHLRKTEKAINEFFRTEGAEKLQKAFEIAKRIPIITSAKTLELAKVTQFKTMEFARYIEELARSVPLPPLILNCRAFMEEIFEAVRVDDPDEVGEEEKQTQACGTQAAIYPINPEIKRSDSPAGDSDDGSMNEQGQEIAVQVSIHPQSEVQSIDTVSHDSCQFAPSEEGTC